A window from Lachnoanaerobaculum umeaense encodes these proteins:
- a CDS encoding flavocytochrome c, which produces MSKQPTKQNKGNMTGLLLMVLAAIITIVIAFPVTDSIRKMIKDNIKYIAGTYSATEQGFGGKVKATVVVGDNGIESVLFDGPKETPDIGGAAILKINEQMKAAPDTEFDAVSGATVTSGGLKGALKKALLKARGKEVEEDIEVKSADIVVIGAGGAGMSAAIQAAQDGATNVVILEKMPITGGNTVRATGGLNASQTPYQKRDGIEDSNDLFYEDTMKGGKNLNDPELVRTLVENSAAAVDWVNDIGGDLSVVGQFGGASVKRIHRPSDTSAVGPMLVKTLNAKLDELGIPVLLETKATKIIADADGKIIGVEAEDEDGSFIINTKAVILATGGFGSNPDMVVKYAPQLSGFITTNHIGATGDGIEMALELGAGLTDIEQIQTHPTVNPDTATMYTEGVRGNGAILVNNDGNRFVNELETRDVVSAAILEQPNEESWLVFDTAVRESLSAIEKYINEGIIVEANTIEELAQKTGINKENLVATMNKYATMQSAGEDSNFGRKSMEVPLTKAPYFAGLAKPAIHHTMGGVKINTQTQVLKEDGSAIPGLFAAGEVVGGVHGGNRLGGNAVADIVVFGRISGDNANEYVLANGGNTERTITANDEDTNFVPQDIKTDLADGSYKGIAKGFGGDVDVTFTVKNGIVNDLTINGGKETAEIGGKAITKIKRNIQSTGEFKVDSVAGASITSKAVSDAINNATLQ; this is translated from the coding sequence ATGAGTAAGCAACCAACAAAGCAAAATAAGGGCAATATGACAGGGCTCTTGTTGATGGTTTTGGCTGCTATTATTACTATTGTAATAGCTTTTCCGGTTACTGATAGCATTAGAAAGATGATAAAAGACAATATAAAATATATTGCCGGTACATATTCTGCTACAGAACAGGGTTTTGGTGGTAAGGTAAAAGCCACAGTAGTTGTAGGTGACAATGGAATAGAAAGTGTTTTATTTGACGGTCCAAAGGAGACTCCGGATATAGGCGGGGCTGCTATTTTAAAAATTAATGAGCAGATGAAAGCTGCACCTGATACCGAGTTTGATGCTGTCAGCGGTGCGACAGTTACATCCGGTGGATTAAAGGGTGCATTAAAGAAGGCTTTGCTTAAGGCACGAGGCAAAGAGGTAGAAGAGGATATAGAAGTAAAATCTGCAGATATTGTGGTAATAGGTGCAGGTGGTGCCGGAATGAGTGCTGCAATACAGGCTGCACAGGACGGTGCTACAAATGTTGTGATCCTTGAGAAGATGCCTATCACAGGTGGTAATACAGTAAGGGCAACAGGTGGTTTGAATGCATCACAAACACCTTATCAAAAAAGAGATGGTATAGAAGACAGTAATGATTTATTCTATGAAGACACTATGAAGGGTGGAAAGAATTTAAATGACCCTGAGCTTGTAAGAACTTTGGTAGAGAATTCTGCAGCAGCTGTAGATTGGGTAAATGATATAGGTGGAGACCTTTCAGTAGTAGGACAATTTGGTGGTGCCAGTGTAAAGAGAATACATAGGCCAAGTGATACATCTGCTGTGGGGCCAATGCTTGTAAAAACTTTGAATGCTAAACTTGATGAGCTTGGAATTCCGGTTTTACTGGAAACCAAGGCTACAAAGATTATAGCAGATGCAGACGGTAAGATAATAGGAGTAGAAGCTGAGGATGAAGATGGAAGCTTTATTATAAATACTAAGGCAGTTATACTGGCTACCGGAGGCTTTGGTTCAAATCCTGATATGGTGGTAAAGTATGCCCCACAGCTTTCCGGATTTATAACAACCAATCATATTGGTGCTACAGGTGATGGAATAGAGATGGCCCTTGAGCTTGGTGCAGGACTTACGGATATAGAACAAATCCAGACTCATCCGACTGTAAATCCTGATACTGCTACTATGTATACAGAGGGTGTTCGTGGTAATGGTGCTATATTGGTAAATAATGACGGAAATCGTTTTGTAAATGAACTCGAGACCAGAGATGTGGTTTCTGCAGCAATACTTGAACAACCGAATGAAGAAAGTTGGCTTGTATTTGATACAGCAGTTAGAGAATCATTAAGTGCAATAGAGAAGTATATCAATGAAGGTATTATTGTAGAAGCAAATACTATTGAGGAGTTAGCACAAAAGACCGGAATCAATAAGGAAAATCTGGTAGCTACTATGAATAAGTATGCTACAATGCAATCAGCAGGTGAGGATAGTAATTTCGGTAGAAAAAGTATGGAAGTGCCTCTTACTAAAGCACCTTATTTTGCAGGACTTGCAAAACCGGCTATTCACCATACAATGGGTGGTGTAAAGATAAATACACAAACTCAAGTTTTGAAAGAAGATGGTAGTGCAATTCCCGGACTTTTTGCTGCCGGAGAGGTAGTAGGTGGAGTGCATGGAGGAAATAGACTTGGTGGAAATGCTGTAGCAGATATAGTAGTATTTGGTCGCATTTCAGGTGATAATGCAAATGAGTATGTACTTGCAAATGGAGGAAACACTGAGAGAACTATTACAGCAAATGATGAAGATACAAACTTTGTTCCACAGGATATAAAGACTGACTTGGCAGATGGCTCATATAAGGGCATTGCAAAGGGATTTGGTGGCGATGTGGATGTTACATTCACCGTAAAGAATGGCATCGTAA
- the cas6 gene encoding CRISPR-associated endoribonuclease Cas6: MEFKLYFQSNGPLVLPLAYHHILQGFIYKRLSEDPEFSDFLHNEGYKREGQSFRLFVFSLLKGHFKIVGSNIVFDNVIEWEIRSPIMLFCQTLFKALEKEEVFDLAGQKIFLLRYEVLNTEVVEDDIDIRMLSPVCVDLSIWEDGKSKTKNLDPMDPRFNYYLTKNFQRKFEAVTGEDTDSGIFLLPPENFEPSKNKYVTRFVDGIYVTGWKGQYKLKGSPNNLKFLYDTGLGARNSQGFGMFQIV, encoded by the coding sequence ATGGAGTTTAAGCTTTACTTTCAGAGTAATGGACCACTTGTGCTGCCACTGGCATACCATCATATTTTACAGGGATTTATCTATAAGAGATTGTCGGAAGATCCGGAGTTTTCTGATTTTTTGCATAATGAGGGATATAAAAGAGAAGGACAGAGCTTTAGACTATTTGTTTTCAGCTTATTAAAAGGTCATTTTAAAATAGTTGGTTCAAATATTGTTTTTGATAATGTCATAGAATGGGAGATTAGAAGTCCTATAATGCTGTTTTGTCAAACATTATTTAAGGCATTGGAAAAAGAAGAGGTTTTTGATCTGGCAGGTCAGAAAATATTCTTACTTAGATATGAGGTATTAAATACTGAAGTAGTAGAAGATGATATAGATATAAGAATGCTTTCTCCTGTATGTGTAGATTTGAGTATTTGGGAAGACGGAAAAAGCAAGACGAAGAATTTGGATCCTATGGATCCTAGATTTAACTATTACTTAACCAAAAATTTTCAGAGAAAATTTGAGGCTGTAACAGGTGAGGATACAGACAGCGGAATATTCCTACTTCCACCGGAAAACTTTGAACCATCAAAAAATAAATATGTTACACGTTTTGTGGACGGTATTTATGTTACAGGATGGAAAGGTCAATATAAGCTGAAAGGTAGTCCAAATAATTTAAAGTTTTTATATGATACAGGATTAGGGGCAAGGAATTCTCAAGGCTTTGGAATGTTTCAAATAGTATAA